In the Paenibacillus sp. FSL H7-0357 genome, one interval contains:
- a CDS encoding cache domain-containing sensor histidine kinase yields the protein MLIWGRRSKSIFVKFSASFLLVGLIPLLALSFFSVKTFSGYVERYTTSNLQQMVLYMSYNLNTAFNQYNETSKLMYTGRYEGFIESYTQNQATNVNEREQINTIPIDSFLKTLLFSDPYITGVQFVRQSDGKIYSQEKENRSLSGEPVPIPAWLAKMEENPSKVEIFPTHIDNYFFQSQRQVFTVGRSLIDTSGRVTKEPKVVGTLFLDIDTTLFQQFFRELNLGEKDELYLLDGEGRIYFSNQKETSGIIAQPDKQNNEMIILSEDIPFLQGKLIAKIHRGSLFEQLLSARTTVYIAILICAFVMIIMGVWFSRRLAAPIRELIKQMTVVESGKLDIQVSVNTNDEMGRLAHGFNRMVERLQVYIDEAYVAQIKQKQTELNALKSQIRPHYLYNTLEVIRMNAVDKEAGEVADMILALSNQLKYVIDYGEDRVSLGSELEHLQNYFYIISVRFENRYELHLDIAADIQMDWPILKLSLQPIVENAVQHGLRLKGKGTVGITVERRENVLAVTVYDDGIGMNREELARITQSLNDAEAPSKNVGLKNVHERIRSSFGEAYGLSVSSREHIGTSITLLFPISE from the coding sequence GTGCTGATCTGGGGACGCAGATCCAAGAGCATTTTCGTGAAATTTTCCGCTTCCTTTTTATTGGTCGGGCTGATACCGCTGCTTGCACTCAGCTTCTTCTCCGTGAAGACCTTCTCCGGCTATGTGGAGCGCTATACTACCAGTAATTTGCAGCAGATGGTTCTGTATATGAGCTACAATCTGAATACCGCATTTAATCAATATAATGAAACCTCCAAGCTGATGTATACCGGCCGTTATGAAGGTTTTATTGAGAGCTATACACAGAACCAGGCAACCAATGTCAATGAGCGGGAGCAGATCAACACCATTCCGATCGACTCCTTTCTGAAGACGCTGTTATTCAGCGATCCTTATATTACAGGAGTACAATTTGTCCGCCAGTCTGACGGCAAGATTTATTCCCAGGAGAAAGAGAACCGCTCGTTGTCCGGTGAACCGGTCCCAATCCCGGCTTGGCTGGCGAAGATGGAAGAGAACCCCTCGAAGGTGGAAATCTTCCCCACACATATAGATAATTATTTCTTCCAGTCGCAAAGACAGGTGTTCACCGTCGGGCGCAGTCTGATTGATACCTCAGGGCGTGTGACCAAAGAACCGAAGGTTGTAGGAACGCTTTTTCTCGATATCGATACCACTTTGTTCCAGCAGTTCTTCAGAGAGCTGAATCTTGGGGAGAAGGATGAACTGTATTTGCTGGACGGTGAAGGCAGAATCTATTTCAGCAATCAAAAAGAGACTTCAGGCATCATCGCACAGCCAGACAAGCAGAACAATGAAATGATTATCCTCAGCGAGGATATCCCTTTTTTGCAGGGGAAGCTTATCGCCAAGATCCACCGGGGCAGCTTGTTCGAACAGCTTCTGTCTGCCAGAACCACCGTATACATCGCCATTCTGATCTGTGCCTTTGTAATGATTATTATGGGGGTCTGGTTTTCCCGCAGGCTTGCCGCTCCGATCCGTGAGCTCATAAAACAGATGACGGTGGTGGAATCGGGCAAGCTGGACATTCAGGTCAGCGTGAATACCAATGATGAAATGGGCCGGCTGGCGCATGGATTCAACCGGATGGTGGAGCGGCTTCAGGTCTATATTGATGAGGCGTACGTGGCTCAGATCAAGCAGAAGCAAACAGAGCTGAATGCGCTGAAAAGCCAAATCCGCCCTCATTATTTATATAACACGCTTGAAGTTATCCGTATGAATGCGGTGGACAAGGAAGCCGGAGAAGTGGCCGATATGATTCTTGCCCTCTCCAACCAGCTGAAATATGTCATTGATTACGGGGAAGACCGTGTAAGTCTTGGCAGTGAGCTGGAGCATTTGCAGAATTACTTTTATATTATTTCCGTACGTTTTGAGAACCGGTATGAGCTTCATCTGGACATCGCTGCTGACATTCAGATGGATTGGCCGATACTGAAACTTTCGCTGCAGCCCATTGTAGAGAATGCGGTCCAGCATGGCCTGCGGCTTAAAGGGAAAGGTACGGTAGGCATCACGGTGGAACGTCGGGAGAATGTCCTTGCGGTCACCGTGTACGATGATGGCATCGGCATGAACAGGGAAGAACTGGCGCGTATTACCCAATCATTGAATGACGCTGAGGCTCCCAGCAAAAATGTTGGCTTGAAAAATGTGCATGAGCGGATCCGTTCCAGCTTCGGTGAGGCGTACGGGTTGTCCGTCAGCAGCCGCGAGCATATCGGAACCTCCATTACACTGCTGTTTCCGATTAGCGAATAA
- a CDS encoding glycoside hydrolase family 36 protein, producing the protein MKIITTDCYEITLDGYADGFHTSLALESGEDGLQYVRLTLQSPVPAVPAALSLRWSCPALDVQGLWHPAAGRSRELIPDWLEGFASRSTSSAPVACLYGNRSNNVLSFACSDVLHPLRLHAGLHEETASFHCAVTLFTEPCSPFTDYEAVLRLDSRSIPYYEALAGVAEWWASLQGNKPSSVPDVAKEPMYSTWYSFHQQLTAAEIEAECRIAAELGCKAVIVDDGWQTADEARGYAYCGDWRISSGKIPDMKAHVAVVHELGMKYMLWYAVPFIGKHSEAWQTFGDKLLYYDDGFGAGVVDPRYPEVRAYLTSIYEQALLDWDLDGFKLDFVDSFYAVQTLDAQAQNGGGRDTHSVPEAVDMLLSGVISRLRQLKPEIMIEFRQNYIGPLMRKYGNMFRAGDCPNDALQNRIKTLDIRLICGGTAAHADMLMWHPQESAANAALQFINVLFSVPQISVRLDRLPQPHLEMLAFWLSFWREHRDVLLDGSIEPYHPELLYPLVIARTPQKWAMAAYQDTVIPLSGDLPDLVLIINGTLLSRIVVELDRESGQREVIVRDCQGNVVSIQSMAWNSGVYAMEVPAAGVITIRAVLAE; encoded by the coding sequence TTGAAGATCATAACCACGGATTGTTATGAAATTACACTGGATGGCTATGCTGACGGTTTCCATACTTCGCTTGCTCTTGAGAGCGGGGAAGACGGCCTGCAATATGTCCGACTAACGCTGCAATCTCCCGTTCCGGCAGTTCCCGCTGCTCTTTCACTGCGCTGGAGCTGTCCCGCGCTGGATGTTCAAGGCTTATGGCATCCGGCAGCCGGACGCAGCAGAGAACTGATTCCCGACTGGCTCGAAGGTTTCGCTTCGAGGTCCACCTCTTCTGCACCAGTTGCATGTCTGTACGGCAACAGGAGTAACAATGTCCTGAGCTTCGCCTGCTCAGATGTCCTGCATCCGCTGCGGCTGCATGCGGGTCTACATGAGGAGACGGCCAGCTTCCATTGCGCTGTGACGCTGTTCACGGAGCCATGCTCTCCGTTTACAGATTATGAGGCTGTCCTGCGTCTGGATTCCCGCAGCATCCCTTATTATGAAGCGCTGGCAGGGGTGGCAGAGTGGTGGGCTAGCCTTCAAGGAAACAAGCCGTCATCGGTGCCGGATGTTGCCAAAGAGCCGATGTACTCTACCTGGTACAGCTTTCATCAGCAGCTGACGGCAGCAGAGATAGAAGCCGAGTGTAGAATTGCGGCAGAACTGGGCTGCAAGGCGGTTATCGTAGACGACGGATGGCAGACCGCAGATGAGGCAAGAGGTTATGCCTACTGCGGAGACTGGCGAATTAGTTCCGGCAAAATACCGGATATGAAAGCCCATGTGGCCGTGGTCCATGAGCTGGGAATGAAATACATGCTGTGGTATGCCGTGCCATTCATCGGCAAGCATAGTGAGGCTTGGCAGACCTTCGGTGACAAGCTGCTGTATTACGACGATGGCTTTGGCGCTGGAGTTGTCGATCCGCGCTATCCGGAAGTGCGGGCTTACCTGACCTCCATCTATGAACAGGCTCTGCTGGACTGGGATCTTGATGGCTTTAAGCTCGACTTTGTAGATAGCTTTTATGCGGTACAGACCCTGGATGCTCAAGCGCAGAACGGGGGCGGACGGGACACCCATTCTGTGCCGGAAGCCGTTGATATGCTGCTCAGCGGCGTGATCTCCCGCCTGAGGCAGCTGAAACCGGAGATTATGATTGAATTCCGCCAAAATTATATCGGACCGCTGATGCGCAAATACGGCAATATGTTCCGTGCCGGCGATTGCCCGAATGATGCTCTGCAGAACCGGATCAAAACACTGGATATCCGCCTGATCTGCGGCGGCACTGCGGCTCATGCCGATATGCTGATGTGGCATCCGCAGGAGTCTGCGGCAAATGCCGCGCTGCAGTTTATCAATGTGCTGTTTTCCGTTCCGCAGATTTCTGTCCGGCTGGACCGGCTCCCGCAGCCGCATTTGGAGATGCTGGCCTTTTGGCTGTCCTTCTGGCGCGAGCATCGGGATGTGCTGTTAGACGGATCTATTGAACCGTATCATCCCGAACTGCTGTATCCGCTGGTCATTGCCCGCACGCCTCAGAAGTGGGCAATGGCTGCCTATCAGGATACGGTTATTCCCTTGAGCGGGGACCTGCCAGATCTGGTCTTGATTATAAACGGTACCTTGCTCTCCCGTATCGTAGTGGAACTGGACCGGGAATCCGGTCAGCGTGAGGTCATTGTCCGGGATTGTCAGGGAAACGTGGTTTCGATACAATCAATGGCTTGGAACAGCGGGGTTTACGCCATGGAGGTTCCGGCGGCAGGAGTTATCACGATTCGTGCTGTTCTGGCGGAATGA
- a CDS encoding response regulator: MYKVLLVDDELLDLEGLQRFMNWESLGMDVCAAASSGFEALEVLRSQTVDIIVTDIRMPIMSGMELARRALALELNPKPKIIFVSGHEDFQYAKQAISMSASGYVLKPVDDADMRRTLEEVRGILDREQAQSHLQRCFSDSEPLLKRELFMQLLDDGMAAADKMLPLLQQVGITWHRTVLYTALLEPDDLSWKLNGFGEEAKAEMERRLETAVEQFCAQERIQFCRLDRFRFALIVEERVDSSRLQGLIAMAVSGTPLTVTIGVGPPVTSLTKLHLSFRRAKEALGLKLFLGKGKLILHTDAKGPISATAKDLDDILQSLFLAVSSYRLVAVDDCNEELFVWVGKMETKLEIYQLFLHIVSKLDAFLHTINEDFYILLGLDRKHLSILYQFETTQDMKSWLRRRMFELSERLQRKRQGKKYKLIEEIKAYIEVELENNVMLRDAAIHFSFSPNHLGQIFYDETGIYFSDYVSIRRLERVKLLLGDPKLKVYEAAHQVGYKNLSHFSKQFKDYYGVSPGDYRRHL, encoded by the coding sequence ATGTACAAGGTGCTGCTGGTTGACGATGAACTGCTGGATTTGGAAGGACTGCAGCGCTTCATGAACTGGGAGAGCCTGGGCATGGACGTTTGCGCAGCCGCAAGCAGCGGATTTGAAGCACTGGAGGTGTTGAGGTCACAAACCGTGGATATTATCGTCACTGATATCAGAATGCCGATCATGTCGGGGATGGAGCTGGCCCGCAGAGCACTTGCCCTGGAGCTTAACCCAAAGCCGAAGATCATTTTTGTCAGCGGCCATGAGGATTTTCAGTATGCCAAGCAAGCGATTTCGATGAGTGCCTCCGGCTATGTCCTGAAGCCTGTAGATGATGCAGATATGCGCAGGACGCTTGAAGAGGTGCGGGGCATTCTGGACCGGGAACAGGCGCAATCCCATTTGCAGCGCTGCTTCTCAGATTCGGAGCCCCTGTTGAAGCGGGAGCTGTTCATGCAGCTGCTGGATGACGGCATGGCGGCTGCAGACAAGATGCTGCCCTTGCTGCAGCAGGTTGGGATTACCTGGCATCGGACCGTGCTGTACACCGCGCTGCTTGAACCGGATGATTTATCCTGGAAACTGAACGGCTTTGGGGAAGAAGCCAAGGCGGAGATGGAGAGAAGGCTGGAGACAGCGGTCGAGCAATTTTGTGCTCAGGAACGGATTCAGTTCTGCCGGCTGGACCGGTTCCGGTTTGCCCTCATCGTGGAAGAACGGGTGGACAGCAGCCGGCTGCAGGGACTGATTGCTATGGCGGTCAGCGGGACACCGCTTACAGTGACTATTGGGGTTGGTCCGCCTGTGACAAGTCTTACCAAGCTGCATCTCTCCTTCCGGCGGGCCAAAGAGGCGCTGGGACTGAAGCTGTTTCTGGGCAAGGGCAAGCTGATTCTCCATACCGATGCCAAAGGTCCGATCTCGGCCACGGCGAAGGATCTGGATGATATTCTGCAGTCTTTATTTCTGGCGGTATCTTCTTACCGTCTGGTCGCTGTCGACGATTGCAATGAGGAACTGTTCGTATGGGTCGGCAAAATGGAAACCAAGCTGGAAATCTACCAGCTGTTTCTGCACATTGTCTCCAAACTGGATGCTTTTTTGCATACGATTAACGAGGACTTTTATATTCTGCTGGGGCTGGACAGAAAACATCTCAGCATTTTATATCAATTTGAGACAACCCAGGATATGAAATCCTGGCTCCGCCGCCGGATGTTCGAGCTCTCTGAACGGCTTCAGCGGAAACGGCAGGGCAAGAAATACAAGCTTATCGAAGAAATTAAAGCCTACATTGAGGTGGAGCTGGAAAATAACGTCATGCTGCGGGATGCGGCGATCCACTTCTCGTTCTCCCCCAATCACCTGGGTCAAATCTTCTACGATGAGACAGGCATTTATTTCTCCGATTATGTCTCCATTAGGCGGCTGGAACGCGTCAAGCTGCTGCTCGGTGATCCGAAGCTGAAGGTCTATGAAGCTGCACACCAGGTCGGCTATAAGAATCTGTCCCATTTCAGCAAGCAGTTCAAGGATTATTATGGCGTCAGTCCGGGCGATTACCGGAGGCATCTATAA
- the ybaK gene encoding Cys-tRNA(Pro) deacylase produces MQITKTNAMRMLDAKGIGYEIHTYDNEDGAIHGTAVAEKIGRPPETVFKTLVSHSGANLYVFVIPVAEELDLKKAARAAGEKKIEMLPLKDLLKWTGYVRGGCSPVGMKKLYPTYIEQSAEELESIAVSGGKIGMQIELAPDELAGMVNAKYGDLIK; encoded by the coding sequence ATGCAAATAACCAAAACGAATGCCATGCGGATGCTGGATGCCAAGGGAATTGGCTATGAAATACATACCTATGATAATGAGGACGGGGCTATCCACGGAACTGCGGTAGCGGAGAAGATTGGCAGACCGCCGGAAACCGTCTTTAAGACACTGGTCTCGCATAGCGGAGCAAACCTGTATGTGTTTGTCATTCCGGTTGCCGAAGAGCTCGATCTGAAGAAAGCCGCAAGAGCTGCGGGTGAGAAGAAGATTGAAATGCTTCCGCTGAAGGATCTGCTGAAATGGACCGGTTATGTCCGGGGCGGCTGTTCGCCGGTCGGGATGAAAAAGCTGTATCCGACCTATATCGAGCAAAGTGCGGAGGAACTGGAGAGCATAGCGGTTAGTGGCGGCAAGATCGGCATGCAGATTGAGCTTGCACCGGATGAACTCGCCGGAATGGTCAATGCGAAGTATGGCGATTTGATTAAATAG
- a CDS encoding sensor histidine kinase, which produces MASVRAITGGIYNMRRMLNVPFGYKLIVPYVLCLLVAVLTVGMFAYAHSVNSLREKTRENIQGTLQQIRDNIRYRTDDVERISKMLYYNYSLQSALRRYEQGWYSYETMTKTLMPALENLLNYTASNIGLSLYLQNDTLPELYYTDIDQNPLLSIKRYEIYHLKRIQETDWYRGLEFSGSMADQRLWRQILRDESYGNISLLQRLDDVHRRQNIGLVRVTVQISDLLDSVDYHKIGEHTTLEVLDGSGNVVLESAPEAEGLKGSRTGNRLLLSEPLDGLGWELRAYIPNSLFDESANNVRRMTLIVCLISAFVLAFLGIGVSSYFSRRIQKIVGSLNAFRDGDFQKRIHYKGNDELAQIAAAFNRMGSNIEELIHKNYVAGLQKKEAELESLQAQINPHFLYNTLSSINRLAQFGDIQKLHILVQELAKFYRLSLNRGEILTTVGKEIEHAKAYIAIQCIKYGNRLSVYYDIDPAALDYMTVKLILQPMLENALEHAWFGSTIGIRLVVEKRETDIVFKIIDNGVGMNADTIEQILATEGPRIGYGIRNVDSRIKLHGGNGYGVAIASRSGIGTCIQITIPCRM; this is translated from the coding sequence ATGGCGTCAGTCCGGGCGATTACCGGAGGCATCTATAACATGCGCCGTATGCTGAATGTGCCTTTTGGATATAAGCTGATTGTACCTTATGTACTCTGTCTGCTGGTTGCCGTCCTTACCGTCGGGATGTTCGCCTATGCGCATTCCGTGAACTCACTTAGAGAGAAGACACGGGAAAATATACAAGGCACGCTGCAGCAGATACGGGACAATATTCGTTACCGTACGGATGATGTTGAACGGATTTCCAAAATGCTGTATTACAATTACAGTCTGCAGAGCGCTCTGCGCCGTTACGAGCAGGGATGGTACAGCTATGAGACGATGACGAAGACACTGATGCCGGCGCTTGAAAATCTTCTGAATTACACAGCCAGCAATATCGGCTTGTCCCTTTACCTCCAGAACGATACCCTTCCGGAATTATACTACACAGATATTGATCAGAATCCGCTGCTTTCGATTAAACGTTATGAGATTTATCATCTGAAACGGATACAGGAGACAGACTGGTACCGTGGATTGGAGTTCTCCGGTAGCATGGCGGACCAAAGGCTCTGGCGCCAGATTCTGCGCGATGAGAGCTATGGCAATATTTCGCTGCTGCAGCGGCTGGACGATGTCCATCGGAGGCAGAACATCGGGCTGGTTCGCGTGACCGTCCAAATAAGCGACCTGCTGGACTCCGTGGATTACCACAAGATTGGAGAGCACACGACTCTTGAGGTGCTGGACGGCAGCGGAAACGTGGTGCTGGAATCAGCCCCGGAAGCGGAGGGATTGAAGGGTTCCCGGACCGGAAACCGGCTGCTGCTGAGTGAACCGCTGGACGGCCTGGGCTGGGAGCTGCGGGCCTACATTCCGAACAGCCTGTTCGACGAAAGTGCAAATAACGTGCGGAGGATGACATTGATCGTTTGCCTGATTAGCGCTTTTGTGCTGGCTTTCCTGGGTATTGGTGTTTCCAGTTATTTTTCGCGGCGAATCCAAAAAATTGTAGGTTCACTGAATGCTTTTCGCGATGGCGACTTCCAGAAAAGAATCCATTATAAAGGCAACGATGAACTGGCACAGATTGCTGCAGCGTTTAACCGGATGGGCAGCAATATCGAAGAGCTGATCCACAAAAATTATGTTGCCGGTCTCCAGAAAAAAGAAGCGGAGCTGGAATCGCTCCAGGCGCAGATCAATCCCCATTTTCTATATAATACCCTGTCCTCGATCAACCGTCTGGCACAATTCGGAGATATTCAGAAACTGCATATTCTCGTTCAGGAATTGGCGAAATTCTACCGGCTCTCCTTGAACCGCGGGGAAATTCTCACTACGGTCGGCAAGGAAATTGAACATGCCAAAGCCTATATTGCCATTCAGTGCATCAAATACGGAAACCGGCTGTCCGTCTATTACGATATTGATCCTGCGGCGCTGGATTATATGACCGTCAAGCTGATTTTGCAGCCGATGCTTGAGAATGCGCTAGAGCATGCCTGGTTCGGAAGTACGATCGGAATCCGGCTTGTCGTGGAGAAGCGGGAAACGGACATTGTATTCAAAATTATTGATAATGGTGTGGGCATGAACGCTGACACCATAGAGCAGATTCTGGCAACGGAAGGACCCCGGATCGGCTACGGCATCCGCAATGTCGATTCCCGGATCAAGCTGCATGGAGGGAACGGGTATGGCGTAGCCATCGCCAGCCGATCTGGAATCGGCACCTGTATACAGATCACCATTCCCTGCCGGATGTAG
- a CDS encoding response regulator encodes MNRNIRVLLADDEPVILRGLKKLISWDALGLDIVGEARDGIELKSMIAACNPDLVISDISMPGFTGIDIIRDIHESGLPIKVVFISAYQEFSYARQALQYGALDYLVKPVNTGQLEQVVSRAVAVIRQETEEERNKEMLKSYERKNHSVTIEELLEQITDGSKGAAAALARMGNIAISRYATVCVVEIDEYSGMPTRWEERERKLVEFALSNIIKETVEEAGSDYVFRKGERFGILLQHEHEGEPQRLMEDLHHKINSFLKLQVSIGVGKSVSGIEEAVESYRSALKGLKARYFAGLNRVIPDIAERQETSFPLSALTSLQASVSEALKSLDKEQLAASSGKLQEAVQLLSGDSRNQAVSHIYNAIIQLEQELADYGVDAGLLVQDDKPLLEKLTDVPTYAELQQAFEDVVNKMYDQLACKAGGKEMPQLMQVKAYVEEHYAENITLESTASLVYMNPYYFSSFFKKHTGQNFKSYLTEVRMGHALRLLLQSDLMVYEISELVGYNNARHFSDMFKKKYGKLPQEYKHSLRN; translated from the coding sequence ATGAACAGAAATATTCGGGTGCTGCTGGCGGATGATGAACCGGTAATCCTGCGCGGGCTCAAGAAGCTTATTTCCTGGGATGCGCTTGGTCTGGATATTGTCGGAGAAGCGCGTGACGGCATTGAGCTGAAATCAATGATAGCTGCCTGCAACCCCGATCTTGTAATTAGCGACATCAGCATGCCGGGATTTACCGGAATTGATATTATACGCGATATTCATGAGTCCGGGCTTCCGATCAAGGTGGTGTTTATCAGCGCCTATCAGGAGTTTTCGTATGCGCGGCAAGCCCTGCAGTACGGGGCTCTTGATTATCTGGTGAAGCCGGTGAACACCGGCCAGCTGGAGCAGGTCGTGAGCAGAGCCGTCGCTGTAATCCGCCAGGAAACGGAAGAAGAGCGGAACAAGGAAATGCTCAAATCCTATGAACGGAAGAATCATTCCGTGACCATTGAAGAATTACTCGAACAGATTACCGACGGCAGCAAAGGAGCGGCGGCGGCACTGGCCCGCATGGGTAATATAGCCATCAGCCGTTATGCCACCGTATGTGTCGTGGAGATTGACGAATACAGCGGGATGCCCACCCGCTGGGAGGAACGCGAACGCAAGCTGGTAGAATTCGCGTTGTCCAACATTATTAAGGAAACCGTAGAAGAGGCGGGCAGTGATTATGTGTTCCGCAAAGGAGAACGCTTCGGGATTCTGCTTCAACACGAGCATGAAGGGGAGCCGCAGCGGTTGATGGAAGATCTTCACCACAAGATCAACAGCTTTCTGAAGCTGCAGGTGTCTATCGGTGTCGGCAAGTCCGTGAGTGGCATCGAAGAGGCGGTGGAATCTTACCGCAGTGCGCTCAAAGGCCTCAAGGCCCGATATTTTGCCGGATTAAACCGGGTTATCCCGGATATTGCGGAGCGCCAGGAAACCTCGTTCCCATTATCCGCATTGACCTCCCTTCAAGCTTCAGTTTCGGAAGCGCTTAAATCGCTGGATAAGGAGCAGCTCGCTGCGAGCTCCGGGAAACTGCAGGAAGCGGTACAGCTTCTGTCGGGAGACAGCCGGAATCAGGCGGTTTCCCATATCTACAATGCCATTATTCAGCTGGAGCAGGAGCTTGCCGACTATGGTGTGGACGCCGGGCTGCTGGTTCAGGACGACAAGCCGCTGCTGGAGAAATTGACCGATGTGCCAACCTATGCTGAGCTGCAGCAGGCATTTGAGGATGTCGTCAATAAAATGTATGACCAGCTGGCCTGTAAGGCTGGCGGGAAAGAGATGCCCCAGCTGATGCAGGTGAAGGCTTATGTGGAAGAGCATTATGCGGAGAACATCACTCTGGAGTCAACAGCGTCACTGGTTTATATGAATCCGTATTATTTCAGCAGTTTCTTCAAAAAGCATACCGGGCAAAATTTCAAATCCTATCTCACAGAAGTCAGAATGGGCCATGCGCTGCGTCTGCTGCTGCAGAGTGACCTGATGGTGTATGAAATTTCCGAGCTGGTGGGCTATAATAATGCCCGGCATTTCAGTGATATGTTCAAGAAGAAATACGGCAAGCTGCCGCAGGAATATAAACATTCGCTCAGAAATTAA
- a CDS encoding YdcF family protein — MIYIIKFVYSFILPPGLFVLLFAAVAVWLWRKNRRPALVLLGITLLLYLSMTSLVADPLIGSLERKYDQPNTVDGDVIVVLGGGASSGNRDLDGEGNLLGPAANRLLTAARLYRETGLPILFSGGQVYTDSGNEADIAKRQLIGLGIPEADVLAENQSLNTEQNAVNTAALMKAHGFSRPVLVTSDFHMPRAMLEFEHAGLSPLAFPTDYIASRESSFYLGKFSPSPGSAENTGIALKEYLGILAAHF, encoded by the coding sequence CTGATCTATATTATTAAATTCGTCTACAGCTTCATTCTGCCGCCGGGTCTGTTTGTACTGTTGTTCGCCGCGGTAGCCGTGTGGTTATGGCGAAAAAACCGCCGCCCCGCCCTGGTGCTGCTGGGCATCACGCTGCTGCTCTATCTGTCCATGACCAGCCTGGTTGCCGATCCGTTAATCGGCAGTCTGGAGCGGAAATATGACCAGCCAAACACCGTTGACGGCGATGTTATTGTGGTGCTGGGCGGCGGCGCTTCCTCCGGCAACCGGGATCTTGACGGTGAAGGCAACCTGCTGGGACCGGCGGCGAACCGGCTGCTGACCGCCGCGCGGCTGTACCGCGAGACCGGGCTGCCGATTCTATTCTCCGGCGGACAGGTCTATACCGATAGCGGAAATGAAGCTGACATCGCCAAACGCCAGTTAATCGGGTTAGGAATCCCCGAGGCTGATGTACTGGCGGAGAACCAGTCGCTGAACACAGAGCAAAATGCTGTAAATACGGCTGCGCTGATGAAGGCTCACGGCTTTAGCCGTCCCGTGCTTGTAACCTCAGACTTTCATATGCCACGTGCCATGCTGGAGTTTGAACATGCCGGGCTGTCTCCGCTGGCCTTTCCCACTGATTACATTGCCAGCCGGGAATCTTCCTTCTATCTCGGCAAGTTCTCCCCTTCCCCCGGTTCAGCGGAGAACACCGGAATTGCGCTGAAGGAATACTTGGGGATACTGGCAGCGCATTTTTAA